From the genome of Niallia sp. FSL W8-0635, one region includes:
- a CDS encoding peptidoglycan DD-metalloendopeptidase family protein — MSDNKNTQETLNEKLVNGMKGLGRLLSKPFSKKFKQKAAAVAKKAIKVAAKVILKVLKQIFAWLIGTVGIPGILITLGIIIVTVIISVALSFFWTSDDNLSGDDAKIQAYIKEQSESTVNMDSDLERPYRVPEGLISSTIMLDFFEQKDYSLSQTKKIIRNMATKLAPEFEYGQYDEWKEKQVTVCEEGKECNVGKVQHTKNMVTKLNSVEYWNGSTIFTYKPKVTAWKSNTVITHKTIKENKKVDYWKALEVPMYLVDRSDPYFPFYNSNSKTWKSLLAEETRQKKNKINTSGYVKVYLLKTKTVKVERIVEVKTTTKTRQQYFESSKQVKQDYANFDAILNSMGLGLDDKMLIEANYSFLEGDINYIDWLKGNGGVYGFDDISYDGDIIPGAGVPPQYMPIYLAAEKKYGVHWYTLAAIHSKETAFSTIKPMLSYAGAVGHMQFLPATWAGWKYNIGGGRVSNTTNYTDLNVIKAGGGYGVDGNNDGKADPFTLEDAIFTAANYLSKNGYSTDKRKSIYQYNHADWYVNDVLARSEKFKTSASYSGGSDSPELNPGSFIRPTTGKVTSGFGARWGATHYGIDIGLGGRSNVKIYAAADGVVHRSYLSSSYGNVVYIQHTIGGKKYETVYAHMQNRAVSAGTKVKQGQFLGYMGSTGNVTGPHLHFEIHSPAWTANKANAKNPALYIKF, encoded by the coding sequence ATGAGTGATAACAAAAATACTCAAGAAACCTTAAATGAAAAATTAGTAAATGGAATGAAGGGATTAGGTAGATTACTATCTAAACCCTTCAGTAAAAAATTTAAACAAAAAGCTGCTGCGGTTGCAAAAAAAGCCATAAAAGTTGCAGCCAAAGTAATATTAAAAGTACTAAAACAGATTTTTGCTTGGTTAATTGGTACAGTAGGTATTCCTGGTATCTTAATAACTTTAGGAATAATAATTGTAACTGTTATCATCTCTGTTGCATTATCCTTTTTTTGGACTTCAGATGATAATTTAAGTGGTGATGATGCAAAAATTCAAGCGTATATTAAGGAACAATCCGAATCTACTGTGAATATGGATAGTGATTTAGAAAGACCTTATCGTGTACCAGAAGGGTTAATATCCTCAACTATAATGTTAGATTTTTTTGAGCAAAAAGATTACAGTCTTTCCCAAACGAAAAAAATTATTAGAAACATGGCTACTAAACTCGCTCCTGAATTTGAGTATGGTCAATATGATGAATGGAAAGAAAAGCAAGTGACTGTTTGTGAGGAAGGTAAAGAATGTAATGTTGGGAAAGTTCAACATACAAAAAACATGGTAACCAAATTAAATTCTGTAGAATATTGGAATGGTTCAACTATATTCACCTATAAACCCAAAGTCACAGCGTGGAAATCAAATACAGTCATTACCCACAAAACCATAAAAGAAAATAAAAAAGTTGACTATTGGAAAGCGTTAGAAGTCCCTATGTATCTTGTAGATAGGTCAGATCCTTACTTTCCATTTTATAATTCAAACAGCAAAACGTGGAAATCACTACTAGCAGAAGAAACCAGACAGAAAAAAAATAAGATTAACACTTCAGGTTATGTTAAAGTGTACCTTTTAAAAACTAAGACAGTTAAAGTTGAAAGAATTGTAGAAGTAAAAACTACAACTAAAACTAGACAGCAATATTTTGAATCTAGTAAACAAGTAAAACAAGATTATGCGAATTTTGATGCAATATTAAACTCAATGGGACTGGGCTTGGACGATAAGATGCTTATAGAAGCAAATTATAGCTTCCTTGAAGGAGATATAAATTATATAGATTGGTTGAAAGGGAATGGTGGCGTATATGGGTTTGATGATATCAGTTATGATGGTGACATAATTCCTGGAGCTGGGGTACCTCCGCAATACATGCCTATATACCTTGCTGCAGAAAAAAAGTATGGGGTACATTGGTATACACTAGCCGCTATTCATAGTAAGGAGACAGCCTTCAGTACAATAAAACCAATGCTTTCTTATGCAGGAGCTGTTGGTCACATGCAATTTCTTCCTGCAACTTGGGCAGGATGGAAATACAATATTGGAGGGGGAAGAGTTTCAAATACTACAAATTATACAGATTTGAATGTTATTAAAGCAGGTGGAGGATACGGAGTAGATGGTAATAATGATGGAAAGGCAGATCCATTTACTTTAGAAGATGCTATTTTCACCGCAGCAAATTATCTTTCAAAGAACGGCTACTCTACAGATAAGAGAAAATCAATTTATCAATATAACCATGCAGATTGGTATGTTAACGATGTACTAGCTAGGTCAGAAAAATTCAAAACAAGCGCTAGTTATAGCGGTGGATCTGATTCACCAGAACTAAATCCAGGAAGTTTTATTAGACCTACCACAGGAAAAGTTACTTCTGGATTTGGTGCAAGATGGGGTGCTACTCACTATGGTATAGATATTGGATTAGGTGGTAGATCAAACGTGAAAATATATGCTGCTGCAGATGGTGTCGTTCATAGATCCTATCTAAGTAGTTCATATGGGAATGTTGTTTACATTCAACATACAATAGGTGGTAAGAAATATGAAACTGTATATGCACATATGCAAAATAGAGCTGTTTCTGCCGGTACAAAAGTAAAACAAGGGCAGTTTTTAGGATATATGGGTAGTACTGGGAACGTCACCGGACCTCATTTGCATTTTGAAATCCATTCACCAGCATGGACTGCAAATAAAGCAAATGCTAAAAATCCCGCTTTATACATCAAATTTTAA